The Methanosarcinales archaeon genome includes the window GTTATCAATTCCAAATGTTTGTCCCTTATTTAAAGGTAATAGTGGTAGTAATAATAGCTTTCATTGTAATTAGCTTCATTAATAGGATCTTAAAAAAATCTATTGCCAAAACCGTGCTGCCAATAGATGCGCAGTTTTTTTTACGAAAAGGGATCGTTTATTTTCTCTGGTTCAGTATTTTAATGTATATTATGGCTGAACTTAAACTGCAAGAGCTTCTTGTTCCTCTTTTAGGGGCCTCGTTTTTAGTCGGTGCTGCTGTTGCCCTGGCTGTCAAGGATATACTTGCCGATGCAATGGCAGGGATCTTCCTCCTGACTGATA containing:
- a CDS encoding mechanosensitive ion channel, whose translation is MDISNLCYQFQMFVPYLKVIVVVIIAFIVISFINRILKKSIAKTVLPIDAQFFLRKGIVYFLWFSILMYIMAELKLQELLVPLLGASFLVGAAVALAVKDILADAMAGIFLLTDKHFDIGDQIETMNHKEEIISVSLRKTRIRTDDSTVVILPNGKIDSSGWVLTEKRKETIINV